The Serpentinimonas maccroryi genome has a segment encoding these proteins:
- a CDS encoding response regulator, translated as MANILVVDDELGIRELLFEILNDEGHAVELAENAARARELRLAARPDLVLLDIWMPDTDGVSLLKEWAAGGLLTMPVIMMSGHATIETAVEATRIGAMAFLEKPITLQKLLQTVQKGLTRVVARPAASAKSDPALPAASEPLLDATPHLVGARAADDESGTQRFDFDAPLREARDAFEKAYFEFHLNQENGSMTRVAEKTGLERTHLYRKLKQLGVDLNKSKRVGE; from the coding sequence ATGGCAAACATCTTGGTGGTTGATGACGAACTCGGCATACGCGAGCTGTTGTTCGAAATTTTGAACGACGAGGGGCACGCGGTCGAGCTGGCCGAAAACGCCGCCCGGGCGCGCGAGTTGCGGTTGGCTGCCCGCCCCGATCTGGTGTTGCTCGACATCTGGATGCCCGACACCGACGGCGTCAGCCTGCTCAAGGAATGGGCCGCTGGCGGGCTGCTGACCATGCCGGTGATCATGATGAGCGGGCACGCGACCATCGAAACCGCGGTCGAGGCCACCCGCATCGGGGCCATGGCCTTTTTGGAAAAGCCCATCACCCTGCAAAAACTGCTGCAAACGGTGCAAAAGGGCCTGACTCGGGTGGTGGCGCGCCCAGCGGCAAGCGCCAAGTCCGACCCCGCGCTGCCCGCTGCCAGCGAGCCCTTGCTCGACGCCACACCGCACCTCGTGGGAGCGCGCGCCGCCGATGACGAATCGGGCACGCAGCGCTTTGATTTCGATGCGCCCTTGCGCGAGGCCCGCGACGCCTTCGAGAAAGCCTACTTCGAATTCCACCTGAACCAAGAAAACGGCTCCATGACCCGGGTGGCCGAAAAAACCGGGCTCGAGCGCACCCACCTGTACCGCAAGCTCAAGCAGCTCGGGGTGGATTTGAACAAGTCCAAGCGCGTGGGCGAGTAG
- a CDS encoding sensor histidine kinase, with amino-acid sequence MNLTAVRPLGAAARRWLAALLLILVGGVVMVLFFMLTVATDHRAFEADGYVYLVWLNVGVASLLGVLLLWLAYKLASRWRRKRFGSRLQVKLAAIFALVGFLPGLLIYVVSYQFVSRSIETWFDVRVETALSAGLNLGRTTIETLAADLASKSRGAALRLGEQSDVAAALSLEGLRAQMQAHDMVLWSATGRAIGSAGESRFELLPAAPSPELLRLVRAQRSITRIEGLEELETLAEPQQVLQLPAAQLPRIRVLVLVEPHGFGIGLEPRFLQVVSILPAALVADALSVQLANREYQERALAREGLRSMYIGTLTLALFLATFGAVLLALLLGQQLMRPLLVLAEGMRDVARGDLTPKQALPTKDELAGLTRSFAHMTQELLEARQAVQRSIGQVDAARANLQTLLDNLSAGVVVLDAQQRLLSANPGAMRILRVPLNAHLGQGLHAVPGLRGFADFVQQQFDRFLADSVQHEGQHWQQPVDLQPGNEANAAQEGQRQALTLIARGALLPSGEQLLVFDDVSEIISAQRAQAWAEVARRLAHEIKNPLTPIQLAAERLAMKLQPKLEGAELLLLDKSVKTIVDQVDAMKRLVNEFRDYARLPAAQLEPLDLNAQLRDIVALYEAADVPVRLDLQAGLPPVLADAQQVRQVVHNLVQNAQDATPPGAPAVLLRTRASEGGRWVRLQVLDHGPGFAEAILKRAFEPYVTSKAKGTGLGLAVVKKIIDEHGGRIDIGHWQDDEGQGGAQVSLSLRVATLQQN; translated from the coding sequence ATGAACCTCACCGCCGTCCGACCTCTGGGCGCCGCCGCCCGGCGCTGGTTGGCTGCGCTGCTGCTCATTTTGGTCGGCGGCGTGGTGATGGTGCTGTTTTTCATGCTCACCGTGGCCACCGACCACCGCGCCTTCGAGGCCGACGGCTACGTCTATCTGGTCTGGCTCAACGTGGGGGTGGCGAGCCTGCTGGGCGTGCTGCTGCTGTGGCTGGCCTACAAACTGGCCAGCCGCTGGCGGCGCAAGCGCTTTGGCAGTCGCTTGCAGGTCAAGCTGGCGGCCATTTTTGCCTTGGTCGGTTTCCTGCCCGGTTTGCTGATCTACGTGGTCTCGTATCAGTTCGTGTCGCGCTCGATCGAGACCTGGTTCGACGTGCGCGTTGAAACCGCGCTCAGCGCCGGCCTCAACTTGGGGCGCACCACGATCGAGACCTTGGCCGCCGATCTGGCCTCCAAGTCGCGTGGCGCCGCCCTGAGGCTGGGCGAGCAAAGCGACGTGGCGGCCGCGCTCAGCCTCGAGGGCCTGCGCGCCCAGATGCAGGCCCACGACATGGTGCTGTGGAGCGCCACCGGGCGCGCCATCGGCTCAGCGGGCGAGTCGCGCTTCGAGCTGCTGCCTGCCGCGCCTTCGCCCGAGCTGCTGCGACTGGTGCGCGCCCAGCGCTCCATCACCCGCATCGAAGGCCTTGAAGAGCTGGAAACGCTGGCCGAGCCGCAGCAGGTGCTGCAGTTGCCGGCCGCGCAGCTGCCACGCATCCGCGTGCTGGTGCTGGTGGAGCCGCACGGCTTTGGCATCGGCCTAGAGCCGCGTTTTTTGCAAGTGGTGTCCATCTTGCCCGCGGCCTTGGTGGCCGACGCCTTGTCGGTGCAATTGGCCAACCGCGAATACCAGGAGCGGGCGCTGGCGCGCGAGGGCTTGCGCAGCATGTACATCGGCACCCTCACGCTGGCGCTCTTTTTGGCCACCTTTGGGGCCGTGCTGCTGGCCTTGCTGCTGGGCCAGCAACTGATGCGGCCGCTGCTGGTGCTGGCCGAAGGCATGCGCGATGTGGCGCGCGGCGACCTCACGCCCAAACAAGCCCTGCCCACCAAAGACGAACTGGCGGGCCTGACGCGCAGCTTTGCCCACATGACGCAAGAGCTGCTGGAGGCGCGGCAGGCGGTGCAGCGCAGCATCGGGCAGGTCGATGCCGCGCGCGCCAACCTGCAAACCCTGCTCGACAACCTGAGCGCGGGCGTGGTGGTGCTCGACGCGCAGCAGCGCCTGCTGAGCGCCAACCCGGGTGCCATGCGCATCTTGCGCGTGCCGCTGAACGCGCACTTGGGGCAGGGCCTGCACGCCGTGCCCGGCTTGCGCGGTTTTGCCGATTTTGTGCAGCAGCAGTTCGACCGTTTTCTGGCCGACTCGGTGCAGCACGAAGGCCAGCACTGGCAGCAACCGGTCGATCTGCAACCCGGCAACGAGGCCAACGCCGCGCAAGAGGGCCAGCGTCAGGCGCTGACGCTGATCGCCCGCGGCGCCTTGCTGCCCAGCGGCGAGCAGCTGCTGGTGTTCGACGACGTGTCCGAAATCATCTCGGCCCAGCGCGCCCAGGCTTGGGCCGAAGTTGCGCGGCGGCTGGCGCATGAGATCAAAAACCCCTTGACGCCGATCCAGCTCGCCGCCGAGCGCTTGGCCATGAAGCTGCAGCCCAAGCTCGAGGGCGCGGAGCTGCTGCTGCTGGACAAATCGGTCAAGACCATCGTCGATCAGGTCGATGCCATGAAGCGGCTGGTGAACGAATTCCGCGACTACGCCCGTCTGCCCGCCGCGCAGCTGGAGCCGCTCGATCTCAATGCCCAGTTGCGCGACATCGTGGCCCTCTACGAAGCCGCCGACGTGCCGGTGCGGCTCGATTTGCAAGCCGGCCTGCCGCCGGTGTTGGCCGACGCCCAGCAAGTGCGCCAAGTGGTCCACAATCTGGTGCAAAACGCGCAGGACGCCACCCCGCCCGGCGCCCCCGCCGTGCTGTTGCGCACCCGTGCCTCCGAGGGGGGGCGCTGGGTGCGGCTGCAGGTGCTCGATCACGGACCGGGCTTTGCCGAGGCCATCCTCAAGCGCGCCTTCGAGCCCTACGTCACCAGCAAGGCCAAAGGCACCGGGCTGGGGCTGGCGGTGGTGAAAAAAATCATCGACGAACACGGTGGCCGCATCGACATCGGACACTGGCAAGACGATGAGGGGCAGGGCGGGGCGCAAGTCTCGCTATCATTGCGGGTTGCAACTCTGCAACAAAACTGA
- a CDS encoding DUF4390 domain-containing protein, giving the protein MLHWLLALCCLALAGTSWASAPLPVQLQRDAEGLSLSARLAPELPPDLEAVLLRGVPVHFVWLAEVRQPRWYWTARYLASVQRVVRVAYQPLTGRWRVSVHSGPVGEAALGTALHQNLDSFADAMAAATAVSRWRLLGAAELPAGGAVRVDFEFRLDDRLLPRPFQLVAPQSDGWSVLYRQSLRFDAGGT; this is encoded by the coding sequence GTGCTGCACTGGCTGCTGGCCCTGTGCTGCTTGGCCTTGGCTGGCACCAGCTGGGCCAGCGCGCCGCTGCCGGTGCAGTTGCAGCGCGATGCCGAGGGCCTGAGTTTGAGCGCGCGCCTGGCGCCCGAGTTGCCGCCCGACCTCGAGGCGGTGCTGCTGCGCGGGGTGCCGGTGCACTTTGTCTGGCTGGCCGAGGTGCGCCAGCCACGCTGGTACTGGACCGCGCGTTATTTGGCCTCGGTGCAGCGCGTGGTGCGCGTGGCCTACCAACCCCTGACGGGGCGCTGGCGCGTGAGCGTGCACTCCGGGCCGGTGGGCGAGGCCGCCTTGGGCACCGCGCTGCACCAAAACCTCGACAGCTTTGCCGACGCGATGGCTGCAGCCACCGCAGTCTCGCGCTGGCGTTTGCTGGGTGCCGCCGAGCTGCCCGCTGGCGGCGCGGTGCGCGTCGATTTCGAGTTCCGGCTCGACGACCGGCTGCTGCCGCGCCCGTTCCAGCTCGTGGCACCGCAAAGCGATGGCTGGTCGGTGCTCTACCGCCAAAGCCTGCGCTTTGATGCGGGCGGCACTTGA
- the rsmB gene encoding 16S rRNA (cytosine(967)-C(5))-methyltransferase RsmB, with translation MKPALADQLAAAARLLAAVAAGQSLSTALPALPPSLRPGVQALVFDALRHWGLSMALRRLLCRQAPPPLAAALLELTLGLLDAAAEVAGAAEAGSVAGADAAIPATASAAAAAAYQASLRHLATPPRPLYPAHTLVDQAVAALRPLRLPPALKGLVNACLRRFVRERAALRAQALRDPVARWNHPLWWLEQLQRDHPQHWEQIVAANQRAAPMVLRVNRRRSSRADYLQHLKQAGQEATPWGADGVQLAQPLPVEQLPGWAQGWVSVQDGAAQLAAPLLLGAVDAAALGAPSQPEPSAGASAGASTGLGAPAPRLRILDACAAPGGKTAHLLEAADAELWALDLEPQRCERIAHNLQRLGLQAQVRCGDAADPGPWWDGQPFDAILLDAPCSASGIVRRHPDVLWLRRPTDIAQLAAQQRRLLEALWPLLRPGGHLLYATCSVFVAEGEGVVQAFVQQQSDAQRLPAPGQLLPGCGAGATIGPDAAAHASGAIGDNLARETDGFFYALLRKRA, from the coding sequence GTGAAGCCGGCGCTGGCCGACCAGCTGGCTGCTGCCGCCCGCCTGCTGGCGGCGGTGGCCGCTGGCCAGTCGCTCAGCACCGCCTTGCCGGCGCTGCCCCCCAGCCTGCGGCCGGGGGTGCAGGCGCTGGTGTTCGATGCGCTGCGCCATTGGGGCCTGTCGATGGCGCTGCGGCGGCTGCTGTGCCGCCAGGCGCCGCCGCCTTTGGCCGCAGCCTTGCTCGAGCTCACGCTGGGCTTGCTGGATGCGGCGGCTGAGGTGGCAGGGGCGGCTGAGGCCGGCTCGGTGGCGGGTGCTGATGCCGCCATTCCTGCTACTGCTTCAGCCGCCGCAGCGGCTGCCTATCAAGCCAGCCTCCGCCATTTAGCCACACCACCGCGGCCGCTGTACCCCGCCCACACGCTGGTCGATCAGGCCGTGGCCGCCTTGCGCCCGCTGCGCCTGCCGCCGGCGCTCAAGGGGCTGGTCAACGCCTGCCTGCGCCGCTTTGTGCGCGAACGCGCCGCGCTGCGCGCGCAAGCCCTGCGCGACCCGGTGGCGCGCTGGAACCACCCGCTGTGGTGGCTGGAGCAACTGCAGCGCGACCACCCCCAGCACTGGGAGCAGATCGTGGCCGCCAACCAGCGCGCCGCGCCGATGGTGCTGCGCGTCAACCGGCGCCGCAGCAGCCGCGCCGACTATCTGCAGCACCTGAAGCAGGCAGGCCAAGAGGCCACGCCTTGGGGCGCCGACGGCGTGCAACTGGCGCAACCGCTGCCCGTGGAGCAGCTGCCGGGCTGGGCGCAGGGTTGGGTGTCGGTGCAAGACGGTGCCGCACAGCTGGCGGCGCCCTTGCTGCTGGGGGCGGTGGACGCAGCGGCACTGGGCGCGCCAAGCCAGCCAGAGCCGAGCGCAGGGGCGTCTGCGGGGGCATCTACAGGGCTGGGGGCGCCCGCGCCCCGGCTGCGCATCCTCGACGCCTGCGCCGCGCCGGGCGGCAAGACCGCGCACCTGCTCGAAGCCGCCGACGCCGAACTGTGGGCGCTCGACCTCGAGCCGCAGCGCTGCGAGCGCATCGCGCACAACCTGCAGCGCTTGGGGTTGCAGGCGCAGGTGCGCTGTGGCGACGCCGCCGACCCCGGCCCATGGTGGGACGGCCAGCCCTTCGACGCCATTTTGCTCGACGCGCCGTGCAGCGCCAGCGGCATCGTGCGCCGCCACCCCGATGTGCTCTGGCTGCGCCGCCCCACCGACATCGCGCAGCTGGCGGCACAGCAGCGCCGCCTGCTCGAGGCCCTGTGGCCGCTGCTGCGCCCCGGCGGGCACTTGCTCTACGCCACCTGTTCGGTGTTTGTGGCCGAGGGCGAGGGCGTGGTGCAAGCCTTTGTGCAACAGCAAAGCGATGCCCAGCGCCTGCCGGCACCGGGGCAGTTGCTGCCCGGCTGTGGTGCCGGCGCCACAATCGGCCCCGACGCTGCGGCGCACGCCAGCGGGGCTATAGGTGACAATCTGGCGCGTGAAACCGATGGATTTTTCTACGCCCTGTTGCGCAAACGCGCCTGA